A single region of the Nostoc cf. commune SO-36 genome encodes:
- a CDS encoding MarR family transcriptional regulator: MIPKPERDSNTKVNGKFYPLQNTEWVKACKELTHTQLSVLYYLRSADPYSNGMKIRASRIADELQISRQAVYKAIDALSEKEYIEKEDVEYSLKLRSRGCLCDSLENRPQLSTDGDSCKLEATVVNVGRQLSTDGDSCKLEATVVNAGRQPEAETLVEEESQSSKINKTYSDFIKTLSEGEREEFLKFGEKKAAQLPNPPTLPQRWIEANWEELAAQWYKSKGQSSPVQNAKWETDPRTRDWLSIIEETANPLEFATDKEKQDFVRWCNETKQFSWFREGEL; this comes from the coding sequence ATGATACCGAAACCTGAAAGAGATTCCAATACAAAAGTAAACGGGAAATTTTATCCCCTACAAAATACTGAATGGGTAAAGGCTTGCAAGGAGTTAACCCATACTCAATTAAGCGTTCTTTATTACTTGAGGAGTGCTGATCCTTACAGTAATGGCATGAAGATTAGAGCTTCAAGAATAGCTGATGAGCTACAGATATCAAGGCAAGCAGTCTACAAAGCTATTGATGCACTCTCAGAAAAAGAATACATCGAGAAAGAAGACGTTGAATACAGTTTAAAGCTGCGATCGCGTGGCTGCCTATGTGACAGTTTAGAGAACCGTCCACAACTGTCAACTGACGGCGACAGTTGTAAACTGGAGGCGACAGTTGTAAACGTAGGGCGACAACTGTCAACTGACGGCGACAGTTGTAAACTGGAGGCGACAGTTGTAAACGCAGGGCGACAACCAGAAGCTGAAACCCTTGTAGAAGAAGAGTCCCAAAGCTCTAAGATTAATAAGACTTATTCAGACTTTATAAAAACTCTCTCAGAAGGGGAGAGAGAGGAATTTTTAAAATTTGGGGAAAAGAAGGCTGCACAGCTACCAAATCCCCCTACTCTCCCCCAACGCTGGATAGAAGCAAACTGGGAGGAGTTAGCAGCCCAGTGGTACAAGTCCAAGGGTCAAAGTTCCCCGGTACAAAATGCAAAATGGGAAACTGACCCGCGCACCCGTGATTGGCTATCCATCATCGAGGAAACAGCTAACCCCTTAGAATTCGCTACTGATAAAGAGAAACAGGATTTTGTCAGATGGTGTAACGAAACTAAACAATTTAGCTGGTTCAGAGAGGGTGAATTATGA
- a CDS encoding Hsp20/alpha crystallin family protein has product MVLVRYNPWQELNALERHINGLFGDTRVPSARLEKGFVRVPAAELQETDDAIHLKLELPGLEAKDLDIQVTQDAVHISGERKSQTKTENNGTTRSEFYYGKFQRVIPLSVRIQNTNVTADYKDGILNLTLPKSEQEKNKVVKVNLEQPAV; this is encoded by the coding sequence ATGGTACTAGTTCGTTACAACCCCTGGCAAGAATTGAACGCTTTAGAACGTCACATCAACGGCTTATTTGGAGATACCAGAGTACCATCTGCACGGCTTGAAAAAGGCTTTGTCAGAGTTCCGGCTGCTGAGTTGCAAGAAACTGATGATGCTATTCATCTCAAACTAGAACTACCAGGACTGGAAGCTAAAGACCTAGATATTCAAGTTACCCAAGATGCTGTTCACATTAGTGGTGAGCGCAAGTCCCAAACTAAAACCGAAAACAATGGTACTACAAGAAGTGAATTCTACTATGGTAAATTCCAACGTGTAATTCCTCTATCTGTTCGGATTCAAAATACTAATGTCACCGCAGATTATAAAGATGGAATTTTGAATTTGACACTGCCCAAGTCTGAGCAAGAAAAGAACAAAGTTGTCAAGGTGAATCTAGAACAACCTGCTGTATAG
- a CDS encoding single-stranded DNA-binding protein has product MTPEQTNLWLEIQHRQMLALEQIAEAINRLTPNTAPNYQRNIEEFKRFDWASIDVIVERSDQYGAAIVTWKGYQFIRRSPSNKFGAAVWFSRCTGKDDAGENIYERLITFKPVSDKEVDPLPEKVSRYL; this is encoded by the coding sequence ATGACACCAGAACAAACTAATCTTTGGCTTGAAATTCAACACCGCCAGATGCTTGCATTAGAGCAAATAGCTGAGGCAATAAACAGGTTAACTCCTAACACTGCACCAAACTATCAGCGAAATATTGAGGAGTTCAAGCGTTTTGACTGGGCTAGCATTGACGTAATTGTTGAACGCTCAGACCAGTACGGAGCGGCGATAGTAACTTGGAAAGGATATCAGTTTATTAGGCGATCGCCATCTAATAAGTTTGGTGCTGCTGTCTGGTTTAGTCGCTGCACTGGTAAGGATGATGCAGGTGAGAATATTTACGAGCGGTTAATTACCTTCAAACCTGTATCTGATAAAGAAGTCGATCCGCTACCTGAGAAAGTTAGCCGTTATTTGTAA
- a CDS encoding DEAD/DEAH box helicase: MPNPHPKTEHLTKQKTTWNNLPTKAVRVPEIFLEEIEGYARSLDNGSSPLDSVISALDRLKPDELSQLKLAVSSLCGDDEPAPAAQQSQDLNFVLNTVKSWQLEDVIKLQLELPSIIDEKKEETADRRLERAICYLSAQCDGASSIDGQGFNKADSGFGHWLALQIRQQKPLLQSIALAAYNMIKKYSKQLSRAGLSLPLWDAIAHQYPVDSPLVRVINENSLSITPEHRVEIKGNMIAVYAPYDKSGKFQRDSKTINGWEFKGEDKSWRFPLLKIQEVMEKLTNDQFHLTPEVEGAIALAQKERQEEEAAKEAAALAVADGIVSLVRAANLDAPLANGWYLRDYQKKGVEWLLAHRRGGIYTGGILADHMGLGKSLEALIAARAMQCTHNCPVFVIAPVSVMENWAKEAARAEVKIECFSWSKMPKPLETKKYVLICDEAHYAQNINSQRTKKMLELAHHENCLTAWLLTGTPIKNGRPINLYPLLFAVNHPLAADKWEYERHYCNAHQKSIGRKTVWDNTGAAHLDELAEKTEDVILRRTKQQCLTELPDKTRLLEQAELDTKLAAEYQETVQLLVEDYRRRANCWKFKNNLPILLKSQSLKVWLSWVLAYNPANPEAEALVTINILRKVGSEFKVDATIALAEELLEQGQQVVIFTEFVDSAKAIAVSLDGLLLTGETKPTERQILIDQFQSGDSKVFVGTIKAGGVGLTLTAASNVIMVDRPWTPGDAEQAEDRCHRLGQQNAVFATWLQLGHVDQAIDDLLIQKQQRIELVLKGKRKTLKGINSAKDLARELLAIL; this comes from the coding sequence ATGCCTAACCCACATCCTAAAACTGAGCATTTAACTAAGCAAAAAACGACGTGGAATAACCTTCCAACTAAAGCGGTAAGAGTGCCTGAGATATTCTTAGAGGAAATTGAAGGGTATGCGCGATCGCTGGATAATGGCTCTAGTCCTCTTGATTCCGTCATCTCTGCATTAGATAGACTTAAGCCAGATGAATTGAGTCAATTAAAACTGGCTGTAAGTTCTTTATGTGGTGATGATGAACCAGCACCAGCAGCGCAGCAAAGTCAAGATTTAAACTTTGTCCTTAATACTGTTAAATCCTGGCAACTAGAGGATGTTATCAAACTTCAGTTAGAATTACCTTCTATCATTGATGAGAAGAAAGAAGAGACAGCCGATCGCCGTTTAGAAAGAGCAATTTGTTATTTATCAGCACAATGTGATGGTGCTAGTTCAATAGATGGTCAGGGTTTTAACAAAGCTGATTCTGGTTTTGGTCATTGGTTAGCCCTTCAAATTAGACAACAAAAGCCACTGCTTCAAAGCATAGCTCTGGCTGCATACAACATGATTAAGAAGTATAGTAAGCAGTTGAGCCGTGCCGGATTGTCGCTACCTTTATGGGATGCGATCGCTCACCAATATCCTGTTGATTCACCACTAGTAAGAGTTATAAACGAAAACTCACTATCAATTACTCCAGAGCATAGAGTAGAAATCAAGGGCAATATGATTGCTGTGTACGCTCCTTACGACAAATCAGGTAAATTTCAGCGTGATTCTAAGACTATTAATGGTTGGGAATTTAAGGGTGAGGATAAATCGTGGCGTTTTCCTCTCTTGAAAATTCAGGAAGTCATGGAAAAGCTGACAAATGATCAATTTCACCTGACACCAGAAGTAGAAGGTGCGATCGCGCTTGCACAGAAAGAGCGTCAAGAAGAAGAAGCAGCTAAGGAGGCCGCAGCATTGGCGGTTGCTGATGGAATAGTAAGTTTAGTAAGAGCTGCTAATTTAGATGCACCTTTGGCTAATGGCTGGTATCTGCGGGATTATCAGAAAAAAGGTGTTGAATGGTTGTTAGCCCACCGTCGCGGTGGCATTTACACCGGGGGCATTCTTGCAGATCACATGGGATTAGGTAAATCGCTTGAGGCATTGATAGCAGCAAGAGCAATGCAGTGTACACACAATTGTCCAGTGTTTGTGATTGCTCCTGTATCTGTAATGGAAAATTGGGCAAAGGAAGCTGCTCGTGCGGAAGTTAAAATCGAGTGTTTCAGTTGGTCTAAAATGCCCAAGCCACTTGAGACTAAGAAGTATGTACTAATTTGTGATGAGGCGCATTATGCACAAAACATTAATAGCCAACGGACTAAGAAAATGTTGGAGTTGGCGCACCATGAGAATTGTTTAACAGCGTGGCTATTGACTGGGACACCAATCAAAAATGGCAGACCGATTAACCTTTACCCGTTACTATTTGCAGTTAATCACCCACTAGCGGCTGATAAATGGGAATATGAACGTCATTACTGCAATGCTCATCAAAAATCTATAGGTAGAAAAACTGTGTGGGATAACACCGGGGCAGCGCACCTGGATGAGTTAGCCGAAAAGACCGAGGATGTAATCTTACGACGAACTAAACAGCAATGTTTAACTGAATTACCGGATAAAACCCGACTACTTGAACAGGCTGAACTTGATACAAAACTTGCGGCTGAATACCAAGAAACAGTGCAATTATTGGTAGAAGACTATCGACGACGGGCTAACTGTTGGAAATTCAAAAATAATTTACCAATACTCTTAAAATCTCAATCCCTGAAAGTTTGGTTGAGTTGGGTATTAGCTTACAATCCTGCTAACCCTGAAGCAGAAGCGTTAGTAACTATTAATATCTTGCGGAAGGTAGGAAGTGAATTTAAAGTTGATGCAACGATCGCTCTTGCTGAAGAGCTTTTAGAACAAGGTCAACAGGTTGTAATCTTCACTGAATTTGTAGACTCAGCGAAGGCGATCGCAGTATCACTTGATGGTTTATTACTCACTGGTGAAACTAAACCAACTGAGCGACAGATTTTAATTGATCAGTTCCAATCAGGAGATAGCAAGGTTTTTGTCGGGACTATCAAAGCTGGTGGTGTTGGACTGACACTGACAGCTGCTAGTAATGTGATTATGGTTGACCGTCCTTGGACTCCTGGCGATGCAGAACAGGCAGAGGATAGATGTCATAGGTTAGGACAACAAAATGCTGTGTTTGCAACTTGGTTACAGTTAGGTCATGTTGACCAAGCAATTGATGATTTATTAATTCAAAAACAGCAGCGAATTGAGCTTGTATTGAAGGGTAAGAGAAAGACATTAAAAGGGATTAATTCTGCTAAAGATTTGGCTAGAGAGCTATTAGCTATCCTCTAA
- a CDS encoding DNA cytosine methyltransferase, with protein sequence MQLTQLDLCSGVGAGFCYAGLKQGFKLIGTAEIDEYCSGILELRYPDVHNYGNVREIPNRAKHKRGYYMHPGRLDIITASPPCPPFSTEGQRLGGADERDCFPSVLETIGELQPRFAAIENVPGLVTCPDYPGQPTGSYFRGVVSTLDLFGYDAEWITIGSGHFASPYIRERLLLVAIARSIVIDWERAAPWTDQARSRTEEIRFNKQRRGIKPGYPLSVVRNPGNLARPLGIKSRDGIVRRMRQAAGNLLDPRVAAIALNRVLYLNSLCREPAASYQG encoded by the coding sequence ATGCAACTCACACAACTTGACCTCTGCTCAGGAGTTGGCGCAGGATTTTGTTATGCAGGACTCAAACAGGGATTTAAACTCATTGGAACCGCAGAGATTGATGAATACTGCTCAGGTATCCTTGAACTGCGATATCCCGACGTACACAACTACGGAAACGTGCGAGAAATCCCAAATCGTGCAAAACACAAACGTGGCTATTATATGCACCCAGGAAGACTCGACATTATTACAGCTTCCCCACCCTGCCCCCCATTCTCCACAGAAGGCCAACGACTTGGAGGTGCAGACGAGCGAGATTGTTTCCCCAGTGTCCTCGAAACCATTGGAGAATTGCAACCAAGATTTGCAGCAATTGAAAACGTCCCAGGACTTGTTACTTGCCCCGATTATCCAGGACAGCCCACAGGCTCATATTTCAGAGGCGTGGTCAGTACCCTTGACCTCTTCGGGTACGATGCGGAATGGATTACTATCGGAAGCGGCCACTTTGCCAGCCCCTACATTAGAGAAAGATTATTGCTGGTTGCGATCGCCAGGAGCATTGTCATCGACTGGGAAAGGGCGGCCCCCTGGACAGACCAAGCAAGAAGCAGAACTGAAGAGATTAGGTTTAATAAACAAAGGCGAGGTATTAAACCCGGCTATCCTTTGTCAGTGGTACGAAATCCCGGAAACTTGGCTAGACCCCTTGGAATCAAGAGCCGCGACGGAATTGTTAGAAGAATGCGGCAGGCAGCAGGAAATCTTCTCGATCCTAGAGTCGCAGCGATCGCCCTTAACCGAGTCCTCTACCTCAACTCCCTATGTAGAGAGCCAGCCGCCAGTTACCAGGGCTAA
- a CDS encoding DUF262 domain-containing protein, whose protein sequence is MITDDEINARYESSQDRLIQEIDRMKLPALVDNIRSNPNYMMIDNESQSFGNWNDVKKSKLIESFIINFPVMPIVLYERSDHTHEVIDGKQRLKAIVDFYSNKLVLSELEVKTQLNGCTYATLPYHAKTVLNHRSLSLITIMPLENASPEEIAKIIEIIAERLN, encoded by the coding sequence ATGATAACAGACGATGAAATAAATGCGAGATATGAATCCAGTCAAGACAGATTAATTCAAGAAATTGACAGGATGAAGCTACCAGCATTAGTTGACAATATCAGGTCTAATCCTAATTACATGATGATTGATAATGAGAGTCAATCTTTTGGGAATTGGAATGATGTAAAAAAATCCAAGCTAATTGAATCTTTTATTATTAATTTTCCTGTAATGCCAATTGTTCTCTATGAAAGGTCAGATCATACACACGAAGTTATTGATGGCAAGCAGAGGTTAAAAGCAATTGTCGATTTTTACAGCAATAAATTAGTTTTGAGCGAACTAGAAGTTAAGACACAACTAAATGGATGCACTTATGCTACTCTTCCATATCATGCAAAGACAGTGCTTAATCACCGTTCTCTATCTTTGATAACTATTATGCCTTTAGAGAATGCCAGCCCCGAAGAAATAGCAAAAATCATAGAGATTATTGCAGAACGCCTTAATTAA
- a CDS encoding helix-turn-helix domain-containing protein, which yields MINHQQVLIDAVNKAIEGGMTARQIASDAGIDNSVLSRFMNGKQDIKAGDYFSILNVLPEDCRVSALGRLGIFEMSLAQLIQTASPKEKAEMLQAIAAWVLQPGAISGKNTDTSDLQVAV from the coding sequence ATGATCAATCACCAGCAAGTACTAATAGATGCCGTAAATAAGGCTATTGAAGGGGGCATGACTGCCAGACAGATTGCCTCTGATGCTGGCATTGATAACAGTGTACTTAGCCGCTTTATGAACGGGAAACAAGATATTAAGGCGGGTGACTACTTCTCAATTCTTAACGTTCTACCAGAGGATTGTAGAGTTTCTGCGCTCGGAAGGCTGGGTATTTTTGAAATGAGCCTAGCACAATTAATTCAGACTGCATCCCCAAAAGAGAAAGCTGAGATGCTGCAAGCCATAGCCGCATGGGTATTACAACCAGGGGCCATATCTGGGAAAAATACGGATACCAGTGACCTGCAAGTAGCAGTATGA
- a CDS encoding HAD-IIIA family hydrolase, protein MQLGLFLDLDGTVRESTDGKFIQTPKGQRIMAGVHEAIAFHKSQGYTIIGVTNQGGCDTINRDTGKPLKSLENAIAEQHYTLELIPQLEAIYFCPDMKGLIVHRVNRNDAVKLADHTPDGEFLEEKFRYRKPGAGMIYQAVFDFGIDLSKSWMIGDRDEDEKAAKAAGVNFMWADIWHMRFTPGMYEIRQATQSQVEFLEGINLN, encoded by the coding sequence ATGCAACTAGGATTATTCCTTGACTTAGACGGAACTGTAAGAGAATCGACAGACGGTAAATTTATCCAAACACCCAAGGGGCAGCGAATAATGGCGGGTGTACATGAAGCGATCGCTTTTCATAAAAGCCAAGGTTACACAATTATCGGTGTGACTAATCAAGGTGGATGTGACACCATTAACCGTGATACTGGGAAACCGCTTAAGAGTTTAGAGAATGCGATCGCTGAACAACACTACACTCTTGAATTAATTCCCCAGCTTGAAGCGATTTATTTCTGCCCTGACATGAAGGGTTTGATAGTTCATCGAGTAAATAGAAATGATGCTGTTAAGCTTGCTGATCATACACCAGATGGAGAATTCTTAGAGGAAAAATTCAGATATAGAAAGCCTGGGGCTGGGATGATTTATCAGGCTGTATTTGATTTTGGCATTGATTTATCTAAAAGTTGGATGATAGGAGATAGAGACGAAGATGAGAAGGCAGCGAAGGCAGCAGGGGTCAATTTTATGTGGGCTGATATTTGGCACATGAGGTTCACACCTGGAATGTATGAAATAAGGCAGGCAACGCAAAGCCAAGTAGAATTTTTAGAGGGAATAAATTTAAATTAA
- a CDS encoding endonuclease NucS domain-containing protein, with protein MLAGAALRKTGSSWEFASEAALEDFVWDNLQQLSGLIPLKRQYTVKGEICDILALNETRQLVILELKNTEDRYVVQQLTRYYDNLLDEKPFQEQIDYSQSVQLIAIAPSFHRHNLIDRKHTKLIIDFLQLTVAQINQDFHLQLQDIDTNQIWSIPIPYQKLDISTVSSNIPEPPQLLLDWLGTCSGEEQQAILKLREKILSFDGRIKEELEGRNTIRYGRGKAKPVAELCYQSKTRQLIIFLWLPVPSSLFGNSKEVIGRIRLWTDGASVTDVGHVPEGLGKMKLQSQWDAVPREKRPHLMQSLSYKSLIPVPIKWYSNLRDTCKISNSLESLIDLALSKWLART; from the coding sequence ATGTTAGCTGGTGCAGCACTACGTAAAACAGGTTCTAGTTGGGAATTTGCATCAGAAGCAGCATTAGAAGATTTTGTTTGGGATAACTTGCAGCAATTATCAGGCTTAATACCTTTAAAACGACAGTATACTGTTAAGGGCGAAATCTGCGATATCTTAGCACTTAACGAAACGAGACAATTAGTAATTTTAGAACTCAAAAATACTGAAGATAGATATGTTGTCCAGCAATTAACTCGCTACTACGATAACTTACTAGACGAAAAACCATTTCAAGAGCAAATTGATTACAGCCAGTCTGTCCAGTTAATTGCGATCGCACCCTCATTTCACAGACATAATCTAATTGACCGCAAACACACAAAGTTGATAATCGATTTTTTGCAGCTTACTGTTGCCCAGATTAATCAAGACTTTCACTTGCAGTTACAAGATATTGATACTAATCAAATTTGGTCAATTCCAATTCCCTATCAGAAACTTGATATTAGCACTGTATCAAGCAATATTCCAGAACCACCGCAATTACTTTTAGATTGGCTAGGCACTTGTAGCGGAGAAGAACAGCAAGCAATTCTCAAGCTTAGAGAGAAAATTCTTAGTTTTGATGGGCGAATCAAAGAAGAACTTGAAGGTAGGAATACTATTAGATATGGCAGAGGTAAAGCTAAACCAGTAGCCGAACTATGCTATCAATCTAAAACTCGCCAGCTGATTATATTCCTGTGGTTGCCTGTGCCAAGTTCATTATTTGGTAATAGTAAAGAAGTGATTGGCAGAATTAGATTATGGACAGACGGTGCTTCTGTTACTGATGTTGGTCATGTGCCGGAAGGCTTGGGCAAGATGAAGCTACAATCCCAATGGGATGCTGTGCCACGAGAAAAACGACCTCATTTGATGCAAAGTCTTTCATATAAATCATTAATCCCTGTTCCAATTAAATGGTATAGCAACTTGCGGGATACTTGTAAAATTTCTAATTCGTTAGAATCACTAATAGATTTAGCACTTTCCAAGTGGTTGGCAAGAACTTAA